A region of Paenibacillus sp. 37 DNA encodes the following proteins:
- a CDS encoding DUF1361 domain-containing protein, translated as MKDNKHPVQDLRLIVTLFVATCCCLGVVMYLRVQTDTNMYRFLSWDMFLAWVPFIISSCIRYIFHKKLTATSMISMALMCGVWLFFLPNAAYLFTEILHSFRYFDAQGEVQFWVNIDFWYGLTLTFAVAIIGLLLSTCSIIQIHGMLNQLINKYISMMVVGVILLLSSIGVYIGRFNRWNSWDVLSRPGKIFVDLVNDFNAANSIMVEFVAIVFTVQLFGYVIVSLLTARSGN; from the coding sequence ATGAAAGATAACAAACATCCGGTACAAGATCTCCGACTCATCGTTACCTTGTTCGTGGCTACTTGTTGTTGTTTAGGTGTTGTGATGTATTTACGTGTTCAAACAGATACAAATATGTATCGATTTCTAAGTTGGGATATGTTCCTGGCATGGGTACCATTCATCATCTCATCCTGCATTAGATACATATTTCATAAGAAATTAACCGCAACGAGCATGATATCTATGGCGCTGATGTGTGGAGTATGGCTCTTTTTTCTGCCCAATGCGGCCTACCTTTTTACGGAGATTCTGCATTCATTCCGATATTTTGATGCTCAAGGGGAGGTTCAATTTTGGGTTAATATTGATTTTTGGTATGGACTCACCCTGACGTTTGCCGTAGCGATCATCGGATTGCTGCTCTCGACTTGTTCGATCATTCAAATCCACGGAATGTTAAACCAATTAATAAATAAGTACATTAGTATGATGGTTGTCGGTGTTATTTTGCTATTGAGCAGTATAGGGGTCTACATTGGTAGATTTAATCGGTGGAATTCGTGGGATGTATTATCCCGACCTGGGAAGATCTTTGTGGATCTTGTGAATGATTTTAATGCAGCGAACAGCATAATGGTTGAGTTTGTCGCCATTGTATTTACGGTTCAACTTTTTGGCTACGTTATCGTATCTTTGCTAACCGCAAGGTCGGGCAACTAA
- a CDS encoding metallophosphoesterase family protein: protein MKVAILTDIHGNFPALQAVLADIDSREDIEHTFCLGDMIGIGPYSNEVIEMLYSRENMIAISGNHEEAVLSLLQHKSPLEGHKGLAEHHEWIGQHLSAESIKRIQALPKFVEKEVAGRRFLLTHYHMNNDKLDVIDKEPSGTKLDAKYQGTAHDLVCFGHYHILHYYRTDQRVYMNPGALGCNDLAIARYGIVDLQEGKLNVRFIGVPYDNREYLQSYERLNVPDRAFILKAFHGNQLEREYVGE, encoded by the coding sequence ATGAAGGTTGCCATCTTAACCGATATTCATGGGAATTTTCCTGCGCTGCAAGCGGTATTGGCTGATATCGATTCCAGAGAAGACATTGAGCATACATTTTGCTTGGGAGATATGATCGGCATCGGCCCTTACTCCAATGAAGTGATCGAGATGTTGTACAGTCGTGAAAATATGATAGCGATTTCGGGGAATCACGAAGAGGCCGTATTGAGTTTGCTCCAACATAAGAGTCCATTAGAAGGACATAAAGGCTTAGCCGAGCACCATGAATGGATTGGTCAACATCTAAGTGCAGAATCGATCAAGAGAATACAAGCTCTACCGAAGTTTGTTGAAAAAGAGGTAGCAGGACGTCGATTCCTTTTGACTCACTATCATATGAACAACGACAAGCTGGATGTCATCGATAAAGAACCATCAGGGACCAAACTGGACGCGAAGTATCAGGGGACGGCCCATGATTTGGTTTGTTTTGGTCATTATCATATTCTTCATTATTATAGGACAGATCAAAGAGTATATATGAATCCGGGAGCTTTAGGCTGTAACGATCTTGCCATTGCCAGATATGGGATTGTGGATCTTCAAGAGGGCAAACTGAATGTGAGATTCATTGGCGTTCCATATGACAACAGAGAGTATCTGCAGTCGTATGAACGGTTGAACGTTCCGGATCGAGCTTTTATTTTGAAGGCATTTCATGGGAATCAGTTGGAGAGAGAGTACGTGGGAGAGTGA
- a CDS encoding DinB family protein, with the protein MIHDLQGEANMTPVVGMLLSAVTENSQRLKSITEGMSQEEVDYKGENNQFNSTAQLIRHITFVDMNWVYRIKGSVLPQRLIEQYGPMIDENDRLPLVQGLARDTLISQYEGVLTLLKETCTHLADADLDRVVTFGHQNEKQATIRWGLWHMADHNRYHQAHINQLRRWFQT; encoded by the coding sequence ATGATTCACGACCTACAAGGGGAAGCCAATATGACACCTGTTGTCGGGATGTTATTATCCGCTGTAACAGAAAATAGCCAACGACTTAAATCAATTACAGAAGGTATGTCGCAAGAAGAAGTGGATTACAAAGGGGAAAACAACCAGTTTAATAGTACAGCTCAATTAATCCGACATATTACGTTCGTTGATATGAATTGGGTGTATAGAATAAAGGGATCTGTCCTTCCTCAGCGTTTAATAGAGCAATATGGCCCTATGATCGATGAAAATGATAGACTTCCGCTGGTTCAAGGTCTGGCACGTGACACACTTATCTCTCAATATGAGGGTGTATTAACCCTTCTAAAAGAGACATGCACACATTTAGCGGATGCTGATCTAGATCGAGTCGTTACTTTTGGACATCAGAACGAAAAGCAAGCTACGATACGTTGGGGATTATGGCACATGGCTGACCATAACCGTTATCATCAAGCTCATATTAATCAGTTAAGAAGATGGTTCCAAACATAA
- a CDS encoding DinB family protein, protein METFFRYNWMVREQWYVWCEDVPLEELLRPRMGGVGNILQTLFHIIDVEWSWLQLLQDKPDDAEDFANYQNLEAVRRLDRKLRPDVEAFVTAWDSSMEKRAFIDHRSAGKVSTYSWGEVMRHVIAHEIHHMGQLSVWARELGKQPVSANVIGKGLMIPD, encoded by the coding sequence ATGGAAACATTCTTTCGTTATAACTGGATGGTGCGTGAGCAATGGTATGTGTGGTGTGAAGATGTACCGCTTGAAGAATTGCTTCGGCCTCGCATGGGCGGAGTAGGCAACATATTACAAACATTATTTCATATCATTGATGTAGAGTGGAGCTGGCTTCAGTTGCTTCAGGACAAACCGGATGATGCAGAAGATTTTGCAAACTACCAGAATCTTGAGGCAGTAAGGCGACTCGATCGCAAGTTACGTCCTGATGTGGAGGCATTTGTTACAGCATGGGATTCGAGTATGGAAAAAAGAGCTTTTATTGATCATCGCTCAGCTGGCAAGGTCAGTACATATTCATGGGGAGAAGTAATGCGACATGTGATCGCCCATGAGATTCACCATATGGGACAGCTGTCGGTATGGGCCAGAGAATTGGGTAAGCAGCCTGTATCCGCCAATGTCATTGGCAAAGGCCTGATGATACCTGACTAA
- a CDS encoding GrpB family protein encodes MEGQWRIAKYDPAWRNLFLETGSKLREALGEKAVRIDHVGSTSIVGIDAKPIIDIQLSVSNYKNLLDYKHEIETVGFVFRAENPDKTKRYFREEPGNRRIHIHVRQVGGFSEQMTLLFRDYLREHPEDCLNYAEEKHRLMSLYKDQRLKYVEGKGPMVWSILQRAHSWSQEIGWQPAKSDA; translated from the coding sequence ATGGAGGGTCAATGGAGAATTGCAAAGTATGATCCGGCATGGCGTAATTTGTTTCTCGAAACGGGTTCGAAATTAAGAGAAGCGTTAGGAGAAAAGGCCGTGCGGATTGATCATGTTGGGTCCACTTCAATTGTGGGAATAGACGCTAAACCTATTATAGATATACAACTATCTGTTTCTAATTATAAGAATCTGTTGGACTACAAACATGAGATCGAAACCGTCGGATTTGTATTCAGAGCAGAAAATCCGGATAAGACTAAACGTTACTTTCGTGAAGAACCCGGAAACAGAAGGATACATATACACGTTAGACAGGTAGGCGGTTTCTCCGAGCAGATGACCTTGCTGTTCAGAGACTATCTAAGGGAACATCCAGAAGATTGTTTGAACTATGCGGAAGAAAAGCACAGACTCATGTCATTGTATAAAGATCAGCGTCTCAAATATGTTGAAGGAAAAGGACCAATGGTGTGGAGCATATTACAGAGAGCACACAGTTGGTCTCAAGAAATCGGATGGCAACCGGCAAAATCTGACGCATGA
- a CDS encoding glycoside hydrolase family 43 protein, giving the protein MKYNNPVVKGFYPDPSVIKVHDTYYMVCSSFQYFPGVPLFESKDLLNWKQIGHCLTRKSQIQLETVNSSGGVFAPTIRHNDGRFYMVTTNDTTHQNFYVWTDDIYGEWSEPIYVDQGGIDPDLYFEDGKTLFMSNGVDDEGIGGIVQCELEIETGRKLSPSRSIWNGTGGRYLESPHLYKMNGYYYLLAAEGGTEYGHMVTYARGTSSSGPFEAYAHNPVLTNRNLGGYELQGVGHGDLVQDDRGNWWLFHLGFRQIGKWATYHHLGREVFLTPITFGEDGWFTAGHEGTTLTSFETDRIPDTVIQQDKKNYTFENTDWNLDWCYLRHPNTEHYQLESDKLTLTGTDVTLDVPASPTFIGLRQKDFNATISVDVSLTSGEAGITIYMDENHHYEVAIRGQQNGYKVVERLNIGDIKSIEHEVDLGNKQYATLVICSSQERYSFLFQADGEEILLGTAQTRYLSSEVAGGFTGVLIGLYASGQDTSAEFTNFKCDYH; this is encoded by the coding sequence ATGAAATACAATAACCCTGTTGTAAAAGGTTTTTATCCAGACCCTAGTGTGATTAAGGTGCACGATACCTACTATATGGTGTGTAGTTCTTTTCAATATTTTCCGGGCGTACCGCTCTTTGAAAGCAAGGATTTGCTGAATTGGAAGCAGATTGGTCACTGCCTGACTCGTAAAAGCCAGATTCAACTCGAGACGGTGAACAGCTCCGGGGGTGTATTTGCCCCAACCATCAGGCACAATGACGGGCGTTTTTATATGGTCACAACCAATGATACGACGCATCAGAATTTCTATGTCTGGACGGACGATATTTACGGAGAATGGTCTGAGCCTATTTATGTGGATCAAGGCGGGATTGATCCCGATTTGTATTTTGAAGATGGAAAAACATTGTTTATGAGTAATGGCGTTGATGATGAAGGCATTGGCGGAATTGTCCAGTGTGAGCTTGAGATTGAAACTGGCCGCAAACTTAGTCCAAGTCGTTCGATATGGAACGGAACAGGTGGACGATATCTGGAAAGTCCGCATCTGTATAAAATGAACGGTTATTATTACCTGCTTGCAGCCGAAGGCGGCACCGAGTATGGTCATATGGTTACATATGCTCGGGGCACTTCTTCTTCGGGACCGTTCGAAGCCTATGCGCACAATCCAGTTCTGACCAACCGCAATCTGGGAGGTTATGAGTTGCAGGGAGTAGGGCATGGTGATCTGGTTCAGGATGATCGGGGGAACTGGTGGCTCTTTCACCTGGGATTCCGACAGATTGGCAAATGGGCTACGTACCATCATCTGGGTCGAGAAGTATTTCTGACTCCAATTACGTTTGGTGAAGACGGATGGTTTACAGCCGGGCATGAAGGCACAACGCTGACGAGTTTTGAGACGGATCGCATTCCCGACACGGTGATCCAGCAGGATAAGAAGAATTATACGTTTGAAAATACAGACTGGAACCTCGACTGGTGTTATCTTCGTCATCCAAATACAGAGCATTATCAGCTTGAATCAGATAAGCTTACGCTAACAGGAACCGATGTAACACTGGACGTTCCGGCATCCCCAACGTTCATTGGGCTACGTCAAAAAGACTTTAATGCTACGATTTCTGTCGATGTTAGTCTGACGAGTGGAGAAGCCGGGATCACGATCTACATGGATGAGAATCATCATTATGAAGTGGCTATTCGTGGGCAGCAGAACGGTTATAAGGTGGTCGAGCGTCTAAATATCGGTGATATCAAATCGATAGAACATGAAGTAGATCTGGGAAATAAACAGTATGCAACGCTGGTGATCTGCTCAAGCCAAGAACGCTACAGTTTCCTGTTTCAAGCAGATGGTGAAGAGATTCTGCTGGGCACGGCACAGACGAGATACCTATCCTCGGAGGTGGCAGGAGGTTTTACGGGCGTACTTATTGGGTTATACGCGAGCGGGCAAGATACTTCAGCTGAGTTTACAAATTTCAAGTGTGATTATCATTAA
- a CDS encoding ArsR/SmtB family transcription factor: protein MIKANGEPQFLPLYEALASEVRWEIMDIIADREMNVKDIAAVLELSPSIVTMHIRKLEDAGLIGSRRVRINGGTHKLCYLKQNQIEIELPSASQTSRTREQTIAVGHYTAFDIHPTCGLGTLEKEIGVWDDPRYFLDPERVHAAILWFGKGYVEYKTPNFVLPDQTTDAIEISMELASEAPGLRDHWPSDIRFTFNGISLGTWTSPADFGRAARGKYTPEWWHRNVNQYGLLKTIRIDTSGTYMDGERMSDITLADIKLSEPFWTLRFTVDEESPNVGGLTIYGAGFGNHDQDIVIRVLG from the coding sequence ATGATCAAAGCAAATGGAGAGCCCCAGTTCCTTCCTTTATATGAGGCGCTGGCAAGCGAAGTCAGATGGGAAATAATGGACATAATTGCAGATCGCGAAATGAATGTGAAGGATATTGCCGCAGTATTAGAGCTTAGCCCCTCCATCGTCACGATGCATATTCGCAAACTGGAGGATGCGGGTCTAATTGGGAGCAGACGCGTTCGGATCAACGGAGGGACGCACAAATTATGTTACCTCAAGCAAAATCAGATTGAGATCGAGCTGCCATCCGCAAGCCAAACTTCACGAACCAGAGAACAGACGATAGCCGTTGGACACTACACTGCTTTTGATATTCACCCTACCTGTGGGCTAGGAACACTTGAGAAAGAAATCGGCGTATGGGATGATCCACGTTACTTCCTTGATCCTGAGCGTGTACACGCCGCTATCCTGTGGTTTGGGAAGGGCTATGTTGAATATAAAACACCAAATTTTGTCCTTCCTGATCAGACAACCGATGCGATTGAAATTTCGATGGAACTGGCGTCTGAAGCTCCGGGATTGCGAGATCATTGGCCTTCCGATATTCGTTTCACCTTCAATGGCATTTCTCTTGGAACGTGGACAAGCCCTGCCGACTTTGGCAGAGCAGCACGCGGCAAATATACGCCAGAATGGTGGCATCGCAATGTGAATCAGTATGGATTATTAAAGACCATTCGTATCGATACCTCCGGTACTTACATGGATGGAGAGCGGATGTCTGACATCACACTTGCGGATATTAAGCTTAGCGAGCCGTTCTGGACGCTTCGTTTTACGGTTGACGAGGAAAGCCCCAACGTAGGCGGATTAACGATCTATGGTGCCGGTTTTGGTAACCATGATCAGGATATTGTTATTCGTGTATTGGGTTGA
- a CDS encoding NUDIX domain-containing protein codes for MGDSRGELHFGEELEEALIREAREEVGIKVQIDELLFANTFFTDPHRQVILLMYLCRTKDHQVNLSEEHSEYKWATRSELYHYLPYAITSDLEKYKVFEKIKLID; via the coding sequence TTGGGAGACAGTAGGGGGGAACTTCACTTCGGAGAAGAATTGGAAGAGGCTCTGATTCGTGAAGCTAGAGAGGAAGTTGGCATTAAAGTTCAAATAGATGAATTACTGTTTGCCAATACGTTCTTTACCGATCCTCATCGACAGGTCATTCTTCTAATGTATTTGTGTAGAACTAAAGATCATCAAGTGAATCTTTCAGAAGAACATAGTGAATACAAGTGGGCAACCAGATCTGAATTATATCATTACCTGCCTTATGCAATTACTTCAGATCTGGAGAAATATAAAGTTTTTGAGAAAATCAAGTTAATCGATTAG
- a CDS encoding aminoglycoside phosphotransferase family protein: MTIQLSQMNWIELDECIQQVIEQEVQIIPLPPGLEASVMRIEMQDQQYVLKVWDKDSKPDIAKQYRLLSKLYQSGIRVSKPYGWGLDEQENQVLLTSYDGKPLNQLTQTKLTHLAERLMEVHRYPVNEVSTGEDEEYIFRYDFVQYFFPQIELHDDINDLLANLIQQVQIRQDRLIHGDYNLGNILEMDNRYSIIDWTNGQYGDPRYDMAWSVFLITIYNGESYGEMYHAQFARSASYVYTLEEEQVFEAVACLRWILLRRVGDVPMGPDVMERVHSMAVHNPYLNEHLLFK, translated from the coding sequence ATGACAATTCAACTTAGCCAGATGAATTGGATAGAACTGGATGAATGTATCCAGCAGGTGATTGAACAGGAGGTTCAGATCATTCCCTTGCCACCTGGACTGGAAGCGAGTGTGATGAGAATTGAAATGCAAGATCAGCAGTACGTATTGAAAGTCTGGGACAAGGATTCCAAACCGGATATCGCCAAACAATATCGATTATTGTCCAAGCTTTATCAAAGTGGAATTCGTGTTTCCAAACCCTACGGTTGGGGATTAGACGAGCAAGAGAATCAAGTGCTGTTAACGAGCTATGATGGAAAGCCGCTTAACCAATTAACACAAACCAAACTGACACATTTGGCTGAGCGATTAATGGAGGTCCATCGTTATCCGGTGAATGAAGTGAGTACTGGAGAAGATGAAGAATACATATTCAGGTACGATTTTGTTCAATACTTTTTTCCTCAAATTGAATTACATGACGATATAAATGATCTTCTGGCAAACTTGATCCAGCAGGTCCAGATCAGACAGGACCGCTTGATTCATGGCGATTATAATCTGGGAAACATTCTTGAGATGGACAACCGTTACAGCATCATCGATTGGACTAATGGGCAGTATGGTGATCCAAGGTACGATATGGCATGGTCTGTTTTTCTGATCACCATCTATAATGGGGAAAGTTACGGCGAGATGTATCACGCTCAATTTGCACGTTCTGCAAGTTATGTGTACACGCTGGAAGAGGAGCAGGTTTTTGAAGCTGTGGCTTGCCTGCGCTGGATTCTGTTAAGGCGCGTTGGGGATGTACCCATGGGGCCAGATGTAATGGAAAGGGTTCACAGCATGGCTGTCCATAATCCGTATTTGAATGAACACCTGCTGTTTAAATAA
- a CDS encoding cysteine hydrolase family protein codes for MTTHCALLIIDVQVAMFDEADPVYQGERLLQKIQVLIAKAREAGHSIIYIQHSEGAGSPLERGTPGWAIHPSIAPIAGDLVIEKETPDSFHRTDLHLKLQDNGVKELILAGMQTEVCVDTTCRRAFSLGYTVNLVQDAHSTWNSKTLQAEQIIAHHNTVLRLFANVVDTENVL; via the coding sequence ATGACAACGCATTGTGCACTTCTAATCATTGACGTACAGGTAGCGATGTTTGATGAAGCAGATCCCGTCTATCAGGGGGAACGATTGCTTCAAAAGATCCAGGTGTTAATTGCCAAGGCCCGTGAAGCAGGGCATTCCATCATATATATCCAGCACAGCGAAGGGGCAGGCAGTCCACTGGAACGAGGAACTCCGGGGTGGGCCATTCATCCGTCCATTGCACCTATAGCTGGTGACCTCGTTATTGAAAAGGAGACACCGGATTCATTTCACAGAACCGATCTGCATCTGAAATTGCAAGATAATGGCGTGAAGGAGTTGATTCTCGCGGGTATGCAGACTGAGGTATGTGTAGACACGACTTGCCGCAGAGCGTTCAGTCTGGGTTACACGGTCAATCTGGTTCAAGATGCGCACAGCACATGGAATTCAAAGACGCTTCAAGCAGAGCAGATTATTGCACATCACAATACGGTACTGAGACTGTTTGCCAACGTGGTGGATACGGAGAATGTGTTGTAA
- a CDS encoding endo-1,4-beta-xylanase, whose protein sequence is MPTEIPSLHAAYANTFKIGAAVHTRMLQSEGDFIAKHFNSITAENQMKFEEIHPEENRYTFEAADKIVDFAVAQGIGVRGHTLVWHNQTSKWVFEDTSGAPASRELLLSRLKQHIDTVVGRYKGQIYAWDVVNEAIEDKTDLFMRDTKWLQLVGEDYLLQAFSMAHEADPNALLFYNDYNETDPVKREKIYNLVRSLLDKGAPVHGIGMQGHWNIHGPSIEEIRMAIERYASLDVQLHVTELDMSVFRYEDRRTDLTGPTSEMAELQERRYEEIFNLFREYKSSITSVTFWGVADNYTWLDHFPVRGRKNWPFVFDQQLQPKESFWRIINPMS, encoded by the coding sequence ATGCCAACCGAAATTCCATCACTACATGCTGCGTACGCTAATACGTTCAAAATAGGTGCTGCTGTACATACCAGAATGTTGCAGTCCGAAGGGGATTTCATCGCCAAACACTTCAATAGCATCACGGCTGAAAATCAGATGAAATTCGAAGAAATTCACCCGGAAGAGAATCGTTATACTTTTGAGGCGGCGGATAAAATTGTTGATTTTGCTGTTGCTCAAGGTATTGGGGTTCGCGGACATACTTTGGTCTGGCATAATCAAACATCGAAATGGGTCTTTGAGGATACCTCAGGTGCTCCTGCTTCCAGAGAGCTGCTATTATCTCGCTTGAAGCAACATATTGATACGGTAGTAGGTCGATATAAAGGGCAAATATATGCATGGGATGTCGTCAATGAAGCGATTGAAGATAAGACCGACCTGTTCATGCGGGACACGAAGTGGTTACAGCTAGTGGGAGAAGACTATTTGCTGCAAGCATTCAGTATGGCTCATGAAGCTGATCCAAATGCGCTTCTTTTCTATAATGACTACAATGAGACGGATCCGGTCAAACGGGAGAAGATATACAATCTGGTTCGGTCTTTGCTGGACAAGGGAGCACCTGTACATGGAATAGGCATGCAGGGACATTGGAATATTCATGGTCCTTCGATTGAAGAGATCCGAATGGCTATTGAGCGTTATGCTTCACTGGATGTGCAGTTGCATGTTACGGAGCTGGATATGTCCGTGTTTCGTTATGAGGATCGTCGAACGGACCTCACCGGGCCAACTTCGGAGATGGCTGAGCTACAGGAGCGTCGATATGAAGAAATCTTCAATTTGTTCCGTGAGTATAAATCATCCATTACCTCTGTGACGTTCTGGGGAGTGGCCGACAATTATACTTGGTTAGACCATTTCCCGGTACGCGGACGCAAAAATTGGCCCTTTGTTTTTGATCAACAGTTGCAGCCAAAGGAATCATTTTGGCGTATCATTAACCCTATGTCCTGA
- a CDS encoding GNAT family N-acetyltransferase yields MSLTEWSIDILQYDLSDEYSIRRADFAEWGLFCTVYYDMRYVGFFREEEFSSSKISAYWIYKGESKIGGVRMEPNRMYHLFFIPPFQQCFEVLKLLKHTLVQWSDRTKRILTFEILPDQVDLYARAGFWPVEFRCRWMQRPTDHFEIEWDSRVTVKSPEIIESETGNRKYVNEDEIAQCDLESFAGSLEATRRKHNTLADFIPSDDPNYTNEILTQASTLVYDEETGQLIANCRLCLQDNQAAVYSIGVRPAYRGRGLATLMLQRALNELKGKYPVLRLYVMQGNDAESVYLNLGFIPGVQEIQTMYIPEEESQ; encoded by the coding sequence ATGAGTTTAACAGAATGGTCCATAGATATACTTCAATATGATCTGTCGGATGAATATTCGATTCGCAGAGCTGATTTTGCCGAATGGGGATTATTTTGCACGGTTTATTATGATATGCGTTATGTCGGATTTTTCAGGGAAGAAGAGTTCAGTTCTTCCAAGATCAGTGCCTACTGGATTTACAAAGGGGAAAGCAAAATAGGTGGCGTGAGAATGGAGCCTAACCGGATGTATCATTTATTTTTTATCCCGCCGTTCCAGCAGTGCTTTGAGGTATTGAAGCTTCTGAAGCATACATTAGTACAGTGGTCCGATCGCACCAAACGCATTCTGACCTTTGAGATTCTTCCAGACCAAGTTGATCTATACGCAAGAGCCGGATTCTGGCCAGTGGAGTTCAGATGCCGCTGGATGCAGCGGCCTACAGATCATTTTGAAATCGAATGGGACAGCAGGGTAACCGTAAAGAGTCCAGAGATTATTGAAAGTGAAACCGGCAATAGAAAATATGTGAATGAAGATGAGATTGCTCAATGTGACCTGGAGAGTTTTGCAGGAAGTCTTGAAGCTACACGAAGAAAACATAACACTCTTGCAGATTTTATACCAAGTGATGACCCTAATTATACCAATGAAATTCTGACCCAAGCATCCACGCTTGTATATGACGAGGAAACGGGACAGCTTATTGCAAATTGTCGCTTGTGCTTGCAAGATAATCAGGCTGCTGTATATAGCATAGGGGTTCGGCCGGCATATAGAGGTAGAGGGCTTGCTACACTGATGTTACAGAGAGCTTTGAATGAGCTTAAGGGTAAATATCCCGTGCTGCGATTGTATGTGATGCAAGGAAATGATGCGGAGTCCGTGTATCTGAATCTGGGCTTTATTCCGGGAGTACAGGAGATTCAGACGATGTACATTCCAGAGGAGGAATCACAATGA
- a CDS encoding DUF6896 domain-containing protein — protein MKAITQEITEELLAVMDMYQRIARQLIDQLILETDQPDRTEILAGAYHLLSNADVIQGEEELTGNWYFDVHGEHCMFKNTETGQTLEVFLGSPEDVGNMDPYFFYNFIKTTPELAYLTSYFENPFKDMLDFFERMEAQQVLVHVHGVAYRKMI, from the coding sequence ATGAAGGCGATAACGCAGGAAATTACGGAAGAATTGTTGGCTGTGATGGATATGTACCAAAGAATCGCGCGGCAATTAATCGACCAACTGATATTGGAAACCGATCAGCCTGATCGGACGGAAATTCTCGCAGGGGCGTACCATTTGTTGTCCAATGCGGATGTAATCCAAGGAGAAGAAGAATTAACGGGGAACTGGTATTTTGATGTTCACGGCGAGCACTGTATGTTCAAGAATACAGAAACAGGGCAGACATTAGAGGTTTTCCTTGGTAGTCCAGAGGATGTGGGCAACATGGACCCCTACTTTTTTTACAATTTTATCAAAACAACGCCAGAGCTTGCATACCTGACTTCGTATTTCGAGAATCCGTTTAAGGACATGTTGGATTTCTTCGAACGTATGGAGGCACAGCAGGTGTTAGTTCATGTTCACGGGGTGGCGTATAGAAAAATGATTTGA
- a CDS encoding purine-nucleoside phosphorylase, which yields MHQSAHIQEARDYILNRIHTKPAVGMILGSGLGALADEIENATVIPYTDIPYFAQSEAIGHANELVIGELMGKTVVAMKGRLHYYEGFTLDEVTFPVRIMKALGVEQLLITNACGAINTSFEPGQLMLITDHINLVGNNPLMGPNNAELGVRFPDVSQVYNRELRSIALKVAEEQNVGLQQGVYAWWSGPAYETPAEIRMIRTMGADAVGMSTVPEAIVAIHGGMKVLGISCLTNMACGILDQPLSHDEVIEVAAQVKTTFIGLVKGILKEI from the coding sequence ATGCATCAATCCGCACATATTCAGGAAGCAAGAGATTACATATTAAACCGAATCCATACCAAACCTGCCGTAGGCATGATTCTGGGTTCTGGACTGGGAGCGCTCGCGGACGAGATTGAAAATGCGACCGTTATTCCGTATACAGATATTCCGTATTTCGCTCAATCGGAGGCTATCGGTCATGCCAATGAATTGGTTATTGGTGAACTCATGGGCAAAACGGTTGTAGCGATGAAAGGCCGCCTTCATTATTATGAAGGTTTTACATTGGACGAAGTGACTTTCCCCGTTCGGATCATGAAGGCGCTGGGTGTCGAGCAATTGCTTATCACCAATGCCTGCGGAGCCATCAACACAAGCTTTGAGCCGGGTCAACTGATGCTCATTACAGACCATATTAACCTGGTAGGTAATAACCCGTTGATGGGACCGAATAACGCTGAACTGGGTGTTCGTTTCCCAGACGTATCACAGGTATACAATCGCGAACTACGCAGCATTGCCCTTAAGGTTGCAGAAGAGCAGAATGTTGGCCTGCAGCAAGGTGTCTATGCATGGTGGAGTGGCCCGGCATATGAGACACCAGCGGAGATTCGCATGATTCGTACGATGGGTGCGGATGCAGTGGGTATGTCCACGGTACCTGAAGCCATTGTTGCCATTCATGGCGGGATGAAGGTACTAGGCATTTCCTGTCTGACCAACATGGCCTGTGGTATTCTGGATCAGCCGTTAAGTCATGATGAAGTTATTGAAGTGGCTGCGCAAGTGAAAACAACCTTTATCGGACTTGTAAAAGGCATTTTGAAAGAAATCTAA